One window of the Anabaena sphaerica FACHB-251 genome contains the following:
- a CDS encoding LysR family transcriptional regulator, which produces MRLEQLQAFLAIAQTGSFQQAARQCGVTQSTISRQIQGLEADLGVELFHRTNHAKLTLGGERLLPRVRKICQEWETATQELADLVAGKQPELCIAAIHSVCASYLPPVLQKFCHNYPDVQLRVTSLGSDRSLKVLKDGLVDLAIVMHNRFLITGREMAVEVLYEEPIEVLTAANHPLAQHEAIPWSDLIQYPQVVFKDGYGMQRLIQDRFERLEATLHAALEVNTLDAFRGVVRQGELIALLPQSALIEARCDPSLAVLPLACNTNLADNSSLTRRVVMVTTQDRLQIPPIQHFWQLVKENIPPQLDQKLSAS; this is translated from the coding sequence ATGCGTCTAGAGCAGTTGCAAGCTTTTTTAGCGATCGCGCAAACGGGCAGTTTTCAACAAGCAGCAAGACAGTGTGGTGTTACTCAATCGACTATCAGCAGACAAATTCAGGGATTAGAAGCAGATTTGGGGGTAGAACTGTTTCATAGAACAAATCATGCCAAACTGACACTAGGCGGTGAAAGGTTGCTACCCCGTGTCCGCAAAATTTGCCAAGAATGGGAAACTGCTACACAAGAGTTGGCGGATTTAGTAGCGGGAAAACAGCCAGAATTGTGTATTGCGGCTATTCATTCGGTGTGTGCGTCTTACTTACCACCAGTTCTGCAAAAATTTTGTCATAATTATCCAGATGTGCAGTTGCGTGTAACATCATTAGGTAGCGATCGCTCTCTGAAAGTTCTCAAAGACGGCTTGGTAGATTTGGCAATTGTCATGCATAACCGCTTTTTAATCACTGGTAGAGAAATGGCGGTAGAAGTACTATATGAAGAGCCGATAGAAGTTTTAACCGCAGCTAATCATCCCCTAGCGCAGCATGAAGCTATCCCTTGGTCAGATTTAATTCAATATCCACAAGTGGTATTTAAAGATGGATATGGGATGCAACGCCTCATCCAAGATAGATTTGAGCGACTAGAAGCCACACTACACGCAGCTTTGGAGGTAAACACCTTAGATGCTTTTCGGGGAGTAGTCCGTCAAGGGGAACTAATTGCTTTGCTACCCCAGTCAGCATTAATAGAAGCAAGATGTGACCCTAGTTTGGCAGTTCTTCCTCTAGCCTGCAACACTAATTTAGCTGATAATTCGAGCTTGACCCGTCGGGTAGTTATGGTAACAACTCAAGACCGTCTCCAAATTCCTCCTATTCAGCACTTTTGGCAACTAGTTAAGGAAAACATTCCCCCGCAACTTGACCAAAAACTTTCTGCTTCTTGA
- a CDS encoding ubiquinol-cytochrome c reductase iron-sulfur subunit: MKRREFLNWVGLGLLASSLPVALAACSTDTTTTASSPSQAATQDWQKVGTVTELNKTGQLLVQDSPVGAVLVVGTSKTAKNLIAVNPTCTHKGCTVAWKTDKNQFVCPCHDAEFSGDGKVQEGPAEKPLKTYIAKIESGAVFVKPT, translated from the coding sequence ATGAAACGTCGTGAATTTTTGAATTGGGTAGGTTTAGGTTTATTAGCAAGTTCCTTACCTGTCGCACTTGCAGCCTGTTCTACCGACACAACCACAACAGCATCTTCCCCTTCTCAGGCTGCTACTCAAGACTGGCAGAAGGTAGGTACTGTGACAGAATTAAACAAGACTGGGCAACTATTAGTACAAGATTCTCCAGTGGGTGCAGTATTGGTAGTCGGTACATCCAAAACTGCCAAAAATTTGATTGCTGTTAATCCTACTTGTACTCACAAGGGTTGTACAGTTGCATGGAAAACTGATAAAAATCAATTTGTTTGTCCTTGTCATGATGCAGAATTTAGTGGTGATGGCAAGGTACAAGAAGGGCCAGCCGAAAAACCACTGAAAACTTACATAGCTAAGATTGAAAGCGGTGCTGTGTTTGTTAAACCAACTTAA
- a CDS encoding ferredoxin--nitrite reductase: MTETATTTEKLNKFEKFKAEKDGLAVKDEIENFAHIGWEAMDENDLNHRLKWLGVFFRPVTPGKFMMRMRLPNGILTSNQMSALAEVVQRYGENGSADITTRQNIQLRGINIEDIPDIFNKFHKVGLTTIQSGMDNVRNITGDPVAGLDADELYDTRELVQQIQDMLTNSGEGNPEFSNLPRKFNIAITGGRDNSVHAEINDLAFIPAFWGNPDQVPIFGFNVIVGGLFSAKRCEAAIPLNVWVSPTEVVSLCQVIVEIFRNHGLRANRQKARLMWLLDEWGIEKFRAEVEKRFGKSLLPAAAKDEIDWEKRDHVGIYQQKQPGLNYAGLNIPVGRLYADDMFEIARLAEVYGSGEIRFTVEQNIIIPNIPDTSLTTFFTEPILDKFAVNPGLLMRSLVSCTGAQFCNFALIETKNRALAMIKSLESELILSHPVRIHWTGCPNSCGQPQVADIGLMGTKVRKNGQMAEGVDIYMGGKVGKDAHLGTCVQKSIPCEDLQPVLRDLLIQKFGAKIREQALISH; this comes from the coding sequence ATGACAGAAACAGCAACTACCACCGAAAAACTCAATAAATTCGAGAAATTCAAAGCTGAAAAAGACGGACTTGCAGTTAAAGACGAAATAGAAAATTTTGCCCACATCGGTTGGGAAGCAATGGACGAAAACGACCTCAACCATCGCCTAAAATGGTTAGGTGTATTCTTCCGTCCAGTGACTCCCGGTAAATTTATGATGCGGATGCGTTTACCTAACGGTATTCTCACCAGCAATCAAATGTCTGCTTTAGCGGAAGTGGTACAGCGTTACGGTGAAAATGGCAGCGCCGATATTACCACCAGACAGAATATACAACTACGCGGGATCAATATTGAAGATATTCCAGATATCTTTAATAAATTTCACAAAGTTGGGTTAACCACCATTCAATCCGGGATGGATAACGTCCGCAATATTACAGGTGATCCCGTAGCAGGTTTGGATGCTGATGAGTTGTATGATACCAGGGAATTGGTGCAGCAAATCCAAGATATGCTTACTAACAGCGGTGAAGGTAATCCAGAATTCAGCAATCTTCCCCGCAAATTTAATATTGCAATTACCGGAGGAAGGGATAATTCAGTTCACGCAGAAATTAACGATTTAGCCTTTATTCCCGCTTTTTGGGGAAATCCAGATCAAGTACCAATATTTGGTTTTAACGTCATTGTCGGCGGCTTATTTTCAGCAAAACGTTGTGAAGCTGCTATTCCTCTAAATGTTTGGGTATCTCCTACAGAAGTTGTCTCATTATGCCAAGTCATTGTTGAGATTTTCCGAAATCATGGCTTACGCGCAAATAGACAAAAAGCCCGTTTAATGTGGCTACTTGATGAATGGGGTATAGAAAAATTTCGCGCTGAAGTAGAAAAGCGTTTTGGTAAATCATTATTACCCGCAGCAGCCAAAGATGAAATTGACTGGGAAAAGCGTGATCACGTGGGGATATATCAACAAAAACAACCTGGATTGAACTACGCAGGTCTAAATATACCCGTCGGGAGATTGTATGCTGATGATATGTTTGAAATTGCCCGATTAGCCGAAGTTTATGGAAGTGGAGAAATCCGGTTTACGGTAGAGCAAAATATCATTATTCCCAATATTCCCGATACCAGTTTAACAACATTTTTCACAGAACCAATATTAGACAAATTTGCAGTTAATCCTGGTTTATTAATGCGATCATTAGTATCCTGCACTGGCGCACAATTTTGCAACTTTGCATTAATAGAAACCAAAAATCGCGCCTTAGCAATGATTAAATCATTGGAATCTGAATTAATTTTATCTCATCCCGTGCGAATTCATTGGACAGGATGTCCTAATTCTTGTGGACAACCCCAAGTAGCAGATATTGGCTTAATGGGAACTAAAGTTCGTAAAAATGGACAAATGGCAGAAGGTGTGGATATTTACATGGGTGGCAAAGTTGGGAAAGACGCACATTTAGGAACTTGTGTACAAAAAAGTATTCCCTGTGAAGACTTGCAACCTGTCTTAAGAGATTTACTCATTCAGAAATTTGGCGCAAAAATTAGGGAACAAGCTTTAATTTCCCATTAA
- a CDS encoding CmpA/NrtA family ABC transporter substrate-binding protein yields the protein MSNISRRKFIITSSVAAATSILVHGCSSSNSKSATTDSAASSNTKLANNSTVTNAPKVETTTAKLGFIALTDSAPLIIAKEKGFFAKYGMTDVEVSKQKSWPVTRDNLKIGSSGGGIDGAHILTPMPYLLTINDKVPMYLLARLNINGQAISVAEKFKDLKVGLQSKSLKESVNKAKADKKSIKVAMTFPGGTHDLWMRYWLAAGGINPDQDVILEAVPPPQMVANMKVGTVDAFCVGEPWNAQLVSQKLGYTALSTGELWNNHPEKAFAMRKDWVDKNPNATQALLMAIMEAQQWCDQAENKEEMCKICADRKYFNVAASDILERAKGNIDYGDGRKEKNSAYRMKYWADNASYPYKSHDTWFLTEEIRWGYLPKDTKVKEIVEQVNREDLWKQAAKALGVAAAEIPASSSRGVETFFDGVKFDPEKPEEYLKSLQIKKV from the coding sequence ATGAGCAATATTTCTCGCAGAAAATTTATTATTACCTCAAGCGTAGCAGCAGCAACTTCTATCTTGGTACACGGTTGTTCATCCAGTAACTCTAAGTCAGCTACAACAGATAGTGCTGCTTCGTCTAATACAAAACTGGCTAACAATTCCACAGTTACTAATGCCCCAAAAGTAGAAACAACCACAGCCAAATTAGGATTTATTGCTTTAACAGATTCTGCACCCTTAATTATTGCTAAAGAAAAAGGCTTCTTTGCTAAATATGGGATGACAGATGTTGAAGTCAGCAAACAGAAATCTTGGCCAGTCACCCGCGATAACTTAAAAATTGGCTCATCTGGTGGTGGTATTGATGGCGCACATATTCTTACACCCATGCCCTATCTTCTGACCATAAATGATAAAGTACCAATGTATCTTTTGGCGCGGTTAAATATCAATGGTCAAGCCATTTCAGTTGCTGAAAAATTCAAAGATTTGAAAGTTGGTTTACAAAGTAAATCACTTAAAGAGTCGGTAAATAAAGCCAAAGCTGATAAAAAATCCATCAAAGTTGCCATGACTTTTCCCGGTGGTACTCACGATTTATGGATGCGTTATTGGTTAGCTGCTGGCGGTATTAATCCTGATCAAGATGTAATTTTGGAAGCAGTACCACCACCACAAATGGTGGCAAATATGAAAGTTGGGACTGTTGATGCTTTTTGTGTAGGTGAACCTTGGAACGCTCAATTGGTCAGCCAAAAATTAGGTTATACAGCTTTATCTACAGGTGAATTATGGAATAATCATCCAGAAAAAGCCTTTGCAATGCGTAAAGATTGGGTTGATAAAAATCCAAATGCTACACAAGCATTGTTAATGGCAATTATGGAAGCACAACAATGGTGTGATCAGGCAGAAAATAAAGAAGAAATGTGTAAAATCTGCGCTGATAGAAAATACTTTAATGTTGCGGCATCTGACATTTTAGAACGGGCTAAAGGTAATATTGACTATGGTGATGGACGCAAGGAGAAAAACTCCGCATATCGGATGAAGTATTGGGCTGATAATGCTTCCTATCCCTATAAGAGTCATGATACTTGGTTTTTAACTGAAGAAATTCGTTGGGGTTATTTACCTAAAGATACCAAGGTGAAGGAAATAGTTGAGCAGGTAAATAGAGAAGATTTATGGAAACAAGCTGCTAAGGCTTTGGGTGTAGCTGCTGCGGAAATTCCAGCCAGTTCTTCTCGTGGTGTAGAAACATTTTTTGATGGTGTGAAGTTCGATCCAGAAAAACCAGAGGAATATTTAAAGAGTTTGCAAATTAAGAAGGTGTAA
- the ntrB gene encoding nitrate ABC transporter permease, with the protein MAAIVGSRRIISKQQKAINKFLINKVLPPLFGLFIFLMLWELLCLIPGFQLPGPIETIRETWDPFVIHPFFDNGDSDKGLGWQILTSLGRVALGFSLAAVVGVALGILIGSNTFLYNAVDPIFQVLRTIPPLAWLPISLAAFQQANPSAIFVIFITSIWPIVINTTVGVQNIPQDYVNVARVLRLRKENYFLKIVFPATVPYIFTGLRIGIGLSWLAIVAAEMLVGGVGIGSFIWDAYNTTTETNLSEIIIALVYVGLVGLVLDRMVAFVAQKVVTTEQK; encoded by the coding sequence ATGGCTGCTATTGTGGGAAGTCGTAGAATTATTAGTAAACAGCAGAAGGCTATTAATAAATTTTTGATCAATAAGGTTCTACCGCCGCTGTTTGGATTATTTATTTTTTTGATGTTGTGGGAATTACTTTGTTTAATTCCGGGTTTTCAATTACCTGGTCCGATAGAAACAATTCGTGAAACTTGGGACCCTTTTGTTATTCATCCTTTTTTCGATAATGGTGACAGTGATAAGGGTTTAGGTTGGCAGATATTGACCAGTTTAGGACGGGTTGCTTTAGGTTTTTCTCTAGCAGCAGTTGTAGGGGTTGCTTTAGGAATATTAATTGGCTCTAATACATTTCTGTATAATGCTGTAGACCCGATTTTTCAGGTATTAAGAACTATCCCTCCTTTAGCTTGGTTGCCAATTTCTTTAGCAGCTTTTCAACAAGCTAACCCATCGGCAATTTTCGTAATTTTCATTACTTCGATTTGGCCGATTGTGATTAATACAACTGTGGGTGTGCAGAATATTCCCCAAGATTATGTAAATGTGGCTCGTGTTTTGCGTTTGCGTAAGGAAAATTATTTCTTAAAAATTGTGTTTCCGGCAACTGTTCCTTATATTTTCACGGGTTTGAGAATTGGTATCGGTTTATCTTGGTTGGCAATTGTCGCAGCAGAAATGTTAGTTGGTGGTGTGGGTATTGGTTCTTTTATTTGGGATGCTTATAACACAACTACAGAAACTAATTTGAGTGAGATTATTATCGCGTTAGTATATGTCGGTTTGGTGGGATTAGTTTTAGATAGAATGGTGGCTTTTGTTGCCCAAAAGGTTGTCACAACAGAACAAAAATAA
- a CDS encoding nitrate ABC transporter ATP-binding protein (This model describes the ATP binding subunits of ATP-binding cassette (ABC) transporters for nitrate transport, or for bicarbonate transport, in bacteria and archaea.), producing MNTFLEIDHVDRIFNLPDGGKYIALKNIELKISQGEFISLIGHSGCGKSTLLNIIAGLDQASIGGVTLEGREVREPGPDRMVVFQNYSLLPWFTVRENIALAVDEVHQNLPKGERRGIIEEHIDMVGLRRAANKRPSELSGGMKQRVAIARALATRPKLLLLDEPFGALDALTRGNLQAQLMTICNEHRITCVMVTHDVDEALLLSDRIVMLTNGPEAHIGQILEVPIPRPRQRLEVVNNPCYYNLRNQIIYFLNQQKQAKKRQKQPTAPAIISNNNLEKVHLEIGYIPLTQAAPLIVAKEKGFFAEYGLEVNLNPETSWKDIAKGVATSKLDAAQMVAGMPLAMTLGAGGKNAVSMVTAMTLSRNGSAITFSKELLNAGVKNLADFQTTINADLDKTHTLGIVHPASMQNLLLRYWLAESGIQPDVDVSLMVIPPEEMLTALQDGKIDGYCVGEPWNSHAVDQNVGFITAITSELWNGHPDKVLGVREDWAQENPQTHLALVKALLAACEYCDDIRNREEVITLISQPDYLGSNSLLLRPGLIDTYKHNHHQQTQTSHQFYFNKANYPDRNEMLWILTQLARWGLVAFPKNWVEVIDRVCRPDIFGAAARERGILDIGREEPIQLFDGKVFNPSEPIEYLKSLEIKRQLRVEEVFIS from the coding sequence ATGAATACTTTTTTAGAAATTGACCATGTAGACCGAATATTTAACCTACCCGATGGTGGTAAATATATCGCCTTAAAAAATATTGAGTTGAAAATATCCCAAGGTGAATTCATTTCTTTAATTGGACATTCTGGTTGTGGTAAATCCACTTTACTCAACATTATTGCCGGGTTAGATCAAGCCAGTATTGGTGGAGTGACGTTGGAAGGTCGGGAAGTGAGAGAACCAGGCCCAGATAGAATGGTGGTTTTTCAAAATTACTCGTTGCTTCCTTGGTTCACTGTACGGGAAAACATCGCTTTGGCTGTGGATGAAGTACATCAAAATCTACCTAAGGGAGAACGTCGAGGAATTATAGAAGAACATATCGATATGGTAGGGCTGCGCCGTGCGGCGAATAAGCGTCCTAGTGAGTTATCGGGAGGGATGAAACAGCGAGTGGCGATCGCTCGTGCTTTGGCTACCCGTCCGAAGTTGTTGTTGCTAGATGAGCCTTTTGGCGCTTTGGATGCGCTGACAAGGGGTAATTTGCAAGCGCAATTAATGACTATATGTAATGAACACAGAATTACCTGTGTGATGGTGACACATGATGTCGATGAGGCGCTATTGTTGAGCGATCGCATCGTTATGCTCACCAACGGACCAGAAGCACACATTGGACAAATCCTCGAAGTTCCTATCCCCCGTCCCCGTCAACGTTTGGAAGTAGTTAACAATCCCTGTTACTACAACTTGCGGAATCAAATAATCTACTTCCTCAACCAACAAAAACAAGCAAAAAAACGCCAAAAACAACCCACAGCACCAGCAATTATTTCCAACAATAACTTAGAAAAAGTTCATTTAGAAATTGGCTATATTCCCCTCACCCAAGCCGCGCCCTTAATAGTTGCGAAAGAAAAAGGTTTCTTTGCTGAATACGGTTTAGAAGTCAACCTCAACCCTGAAACTAGCTGGAAAGACATAGCCAAAGGTGTAGCAACTAGCAAACTTGATGCCGCCCAAATGGTCGCAGGTATGCCCCTAGCCATGACTTTAGGTGCAGGAGGTAAAAATGCGGTGTCAATGGTGACAGCCATGACCCTCTCCCGCAATGGTAGCGCCATCACCTTCAGCAAAGAACTACTCAACGCTGGGGTCAAAAACCTAGCAGACTTTCAAACCACCATCAACGCTGACTTAGACAAAACCCACACCTTGGGAATTGTCCATCCTGCATCCATGCAAAACCTGTTATTGCGCTATTGGTTAGCAGAGTCTGGAATTCAACCTGATGTAGATGTCAGTTTGATGGTAATTCCACCAGAAGAGATGCTAACCGCCCTCCAAGACGGGAAAATAGATGGTTACTGTGTTGGTGAACCTTGGAACTCTCACGCAGTTGATCAAAATGTGGGTTTTATCACCGCTATTACATCAGAACTTTGGAATGGACATCCAGACAAAGTATTAGGAGTACGAGAAGATTGGGCGCAGGAAAATCCCCAAACACATTTAGCTTTAGTAAAAGCCCTATTAGCAGCTTGTGAATACTGCGACGATATTCGCAACCGGGAAGAAGTTATCACATTAATTTCTCAACCTGACTATCTTGGTAGTAATTCTCTCCTTCTTCGTCCAGGTTTAATAGATACTTACAAGCATAATCATCATCAACAAACCCAAACTTCCCATCAGTTTTATTTCAATAAAGCTAACTATCCCGACCGTAACGAAATGCTATGGATTTTAACCCAACTAGCCCGTTGGGGTTTAGTAGCTTTCCCGAAAAACTGGGTAGAAGTAATTGATAGAGTTTGTCGTCCAGATATATTTGGTGCAGCCGCAAGAGAAAGAGGCATTTTAGATATTGGACGGGAAGAACCAATTCAATTATTTGATGGCAAAGTTTTTAATCCTTCAGAACCAATAGAGTATCTAAAAAGTTTGGAAATCAAACGTCAACTTCGGGTTGAAGAAGTATTTATTTCGTAG
- a CDS encoding nitrate ABC transporter ATP-binding protein (This model describes the ATP binding subunits of ATP-binding cassette (ABC) transporters for nitrate transport, or for bicarbonate transport, in bacteria and archaea.) has product MTTLNFHNKTQSQQLRTQKKEDFLVIEGVNKIYPTSEGPYTVLDDINLKVREGEFICLIGHSGCGKSTLLNMVSGFNKPTNGVVWLQGQPITEPGPDRMMVFQNYCLLPWLNVFDNVYLAVDSVFPKKSQAEKRAIVREHLAMVGLTEAAQKKPSQISGGMKQRVAIARALAIRPQLLILDEPFGALDAITKEELQEELLQIWSEHQVTVLMITHDIDEALFLADKLVMMTNGPAANIGEVLEIPFSRPRNRRRIMENPEYYNLRNYALDFLYRRCAHVDE; this is encoded by the coding sequence ATGACAACATTAAATTTCCATAACAAAACCCAAAGCCAACAATTACGAACTCAGAAAAAAGAAGACTTTTTAGTAATTGAAGGTGTTAATAAAATTTATCCCACCTCCGAAGGGCCTTACACCGTACTAGATGACATTAACCTCAAAGTACGTGAAGGTGAATTTATTTGTTTGATTGGACATTCCGGCTGTGGAAAATCAACACTCCTGAACATGGTTTCTGGGTTTAATAAACCTACCAACGGTGTTGTCTGGTTACAAGGTCAACCCATCACCGAACCAGGTCCAGACCGAATGATGGTATTTCAAAACTATTGTTTACTACCTTGGTTAAACGTTTTTGATAACGTTTACCTAGCTGTTGATTCTGTATTTCCCAAAAAAAGCCAAGCTGAAAAACGGGCAATAGTCAGAGAACATTTAGCAATGGTAGGACTAACAGAAGCAGCCCAAAAGAAACCGAGTCAAATTTCTGGAGGGATGAAACAACGAGTAGCGATCGCTCGTGCTTTAGCCATCCGTCCCCAACTCCTCATTTTAGACGAACCCTTCGGCGCTTTAGATGCCATCACCAAAGAAGAATTACAGGAAGAACTACTGCAAATTTGGTCAGAACATCAAGTCACAGTTTTAATGATTACCCATGACATTGATGAAGCACTTTTCTTAGCAGACAAATTAGTCATGATGACAAACGGCCCTGCGGCAAATATTGGCGAAGTTTTAGAAATACCCTTCTCTCGTCCTCGCAACCGTCGTCGCATCATGGAAAATCCAGAATATTACAACCTGCGAAACTACGCCCTAGACTTTCTCTATCGTCGTTGCGCTCATGTTGATGAGTAA
- a CDS encoding NarK family nitrate/nitrite MFS transporter codes for MLKGLFSLKGRYRILHQTWFAFFLTFVCWFNFAPFATTIGKELNLLPEQIKTLGICNLALTIPARIIIGMLLDKFGPRITYSLLLMFAVIPCLATALAQDFNQLVISRLLMGIVGSGFVVGIRMVAEWFPPKEMGIAQGIYGGWGNFGAFGAEFALPTIAIATSFLGGGGSNWRLTIALTGIIAGIYGVIYYNSVQDTPIGKVYKKPKKNGSLEVTSIKSFWAMIVSNFGLIFALGLLAWRLEQKNIHFLTLSQMYIAWLALAGLFAYQSYQAYQVNKELLTGQKTYPANQRYQFGQVALLEFTYITNFGSELAVVSMLPSFFEKTFGLEHVVAGMIAATYPFLNLVSRPSGGLISDKLKSRKWTMTIVSAGIAFGYLMAHFINKDWPIPLAIAATMFAAYFAQAGCGATYGIVPLIKKEATGQIAGNVGAYGNFGGVVYLTIYSLTDPSTLFATMGIAAMICSFMCAFFLKEPKDSFASDNESEEETINHQPALITEE; via the coding sequence ATGCTAAAAGGATTATTTTCATTAAAAGGCCGTTATCGGATTTTACATCAGACTTGGTTTGCTTTCTTTCTCACCTTTGTCTGTTGGTTTAACTTTGCGCCCTTCGCTACCACAATTGGTAAAGAATTAAATTTATTACCTGAACAAATTAAAACTTTAGGTATCTGTAATTTAGCTTTAACAATTCCGGCCCGCATCATTATCGGAATGTTACTGGATAAATTTGGCCCCAGAATTACCTATTCCCTGTTATTGATGTTTGCTGTTATTCCCTGTTTAGCAACAGCATTAGCCCAAGACTTTAACCAACTAGTTATAAGTCGCTTATTAATGGGAATAGTCGGTTCTGGATTTGTTGTTGGTATCCGCATGGTAGCGGAATGGTTTCCTCCCAAAGAAATGGGAATTGCTCAAGGTATTTATGGCGGTTGGGGCAACTTTGGAGCATTTGGAGCAGAATTTGCTTTACCAACAATTGCAATTGCAACCAGCTTTTTAGGTGGTGGTGGTTCTAACTGGAGATTAACAATCGCCTTAACAGGAATTATAGCCGGAATTTATGGCGTAATCTACTACAACAGCGTTCAAGATACACCCATTGGTAAAGTTTATAAAAAACCCAAGAAAAATGGCTCTTTAGAAGTAACATCGATCAAAAGCTTTTGGGCGATGATTGTTTCTAACTTCGGGTTAATTTTCGCATTAGGCTTATTAGCTTGGCGTTTAGAACAAAAAAATATTCACTTCCTTACACTCAGTCAGATGTATATAGCTTGGTTGGCATTAGCAGGATTATTTGCTTACCAAAGTTATCAAGCTTACCAAGTCAATAAAGAATTACTAACTGGACAAAAAACATACCCTGCAAATCAACGTTATCAATTTGGTCAAGTAGCATTACTAGAATTTACCTATATTACCAACTTTGGTTCAGAACTTGCAGTCGTTTCCATGCTACCTTCCTTCTTTGAAAAAACCTTTGGTTTAGAACACGTAGTAGCCGGAATGATCGCCGCAACCTATCCCTTCTTAAACCTAGTTTCTCGTCCTAGTGGAGGTTTAATTTCTGATAAATTAAAATCTCGTAAATGGACAATGACAATTGTTTCCGCTGGGATTGCTTTTGGCTATTTGATGGCGCACTTCATTAACAAAGATTGGCCTATCCCCTTAGCAATTGCTGCAACAATGTTTGCTGCTTACTTTGCTCAAGCAGGTTGTGGTGCAACTTACGGAATAGTCCCATTAATCAAAAAAGAAGCAACTGGACAAATAGCAGGAAACGTTGGCGCTTACGGCAACTTTGGTGGCGTAGTTTATCTCACAATATACAGCTTAACTGACCCATCAACCCTATTTGCCACAATGGGTATAGCGGCAATGATTTGCTCATTTATGTGTGCATTCTTCCTTAAAGAACCAAAAGATTCATTTGCATCTGATAATGAAAGCGAAGAAGAAACAATTAATCATCAACCAGCATTAATAACTGAAGAATAA